Part of the Mycolicibacterium mageritense genome is shown below.
CGTTCGGCGGGTGTGTTGTCGGCGCCTTCGACGAAGATGGCGTCGGCCGGGCAGGCCCACGCGCACAGCTCGCAGCCGATGCACTTCTCCAGGCCGTCCGGGTACCGGTTCAGTTGGTGGCGGCCGTGGTACCGCGCGGCCACCGGGCCCGGTTTCTCCGGGTACTCCTCGGTCACCGGCTTTTTGAACATCGAGCCGAACGTGACGGCGAACCCGGCGAGTGCGTCGAGGAACTTAGGCATCAGCGGTCTCCTTGCTGACGGCCGGCAGGGGTGGCACCGGATAGGCCCCGGTGCTCTGCTCGGGCGTCGGTTGAACGGTATTGCCTCGCAACGGTTTCCACAGCGCGGCGACCAGGATGCCGGCCAGTACCACCGCGGCGCCGATCAATCCGGTGGCCCAGTTCTGGTAGCCATGGCCGCGCAGGCTGTGGGTGATGGCCACGATCATGATCCAGCCCAGCGATACCGGGATCAGGATCTTCCATCCCAGCGCCATGAACTGGTCGTAGCGCAGCCGCGGCAGCGTTGCGCGCAGCCAGATGTAGAAGAACATGAACCCCCACACCTTGGCCGTGAACCACAGCAGCGGCCACCAGCCGCTGTTGGCGCCGTCGATCATGTTGAACGGGAAGGGCGCATGCCAGCCGCCGAGGAACATCGTGGTGGCCAGCGCCGAAACGGTAGTCATGTTCACGTACTCGGCGAGCATGAACATCGCGAACTTCAGCGACGAGTACTCGGTGTGGAACCCACCCACCAGCTCGCCCTCGGCCTCGGGCAGGTCGAACGGCGCACGGTTGGTTTCGCCGACCATCGAGGTGAGGTACACCAGGAACGACGGCAGCAGCAGGAACACGAACCACACGCGATCCTGGGCCGCCACGATGCCCGAGGTGGACATGGTGCCGGCGTAGAGGAACACCGCGGCGAACGACAACGCCATCGCGACCTCGTAGGAGATCACCTGTGCGCTCGACCGCAGCCCGCCGAGCAGGGGATAGGTGGAGCCGGACGCCCAGCCCGCCAACACGATGCCGTACACACCGATCGAGGTGACGGCGAGGATGTAGAGCACCGCGACCGGCAGATCGGTCAGCTGCAGTGCCGTGCGGTGGCCGAACACCGACACTGCGCCGCCCATCGGGATCACTGCGAACGCCATGAACGCGGGAATCACCGAAATGATCGGGGCCAGCAGATAAATGGGTTTGTCCACACTGGCCGGGGTGAGGCCTTCCTTGAGGGCGAGTTTGACGCCGTCGGCCAGCGACTGCAGCAGACCCCATGGCCCGACCCGGTTGGGGCCCGGCCGCATCTGCATGCGGCCCAGCACCTTACGTTCGATCAGGATGGCGGACAGCACCGTCAGCAGCAGGAACACGAAGATCCCCAGGGCCTTCGCGAGGATCAGCCACCACGGGTCATGGCCGAACAGGGTGGGGTCCGGATACGTCACGAATCGGCCCTCCCGATGGACACCACGGCGCCTGGGCTCGCGCCGAGTTCGCGGTACAGCGCCGAGCCGGGCGAGTTCGTCGGCACCCACACCACCCCGTCGACCATGTCGGTGACGACCAGCGGCAGCGTGATGGCACCGCGCTCGGTGCGCACCGTGACGGCATCGCCGGGGCCGGCGCCGATCTCGGTCGCGGTGGCCGCGGACAGCCGGACCGCTGGGGCGACGGCCGTGCCGGCGAGGTACGGTTCGCCGTCCTGTAGCCGGCCGGCGTCGAGCAGCAGCCGCCAGCTCGCCAGCAGTGCCTGCCCCCGTCCGGGGTGGGCAGGGGGCGCGGCGGGAACCGACGGCGCGTCGGGACGCGCGCCAGTCCAGGCACCGAGGGCGGCGAGCTCGGCGTCTGCGGCGGCGACGGTCGGCAACCCGAGGTCGACACCGATCTCGTCGGCGAGGATGTGCAGCACCCGCATATCGGGGATGGCGTTCGACTGCAAGGACGGCTCGAACGGCCGAACGCGGCCTTCCCAGTTGAGGTATGCGCCTGCCTTCTCGACCACCGGGGCCACCGGGAAGACGACGTCGGCCAATGCGGTCACCGCGCTCTCGCGCAGCTCCAAGCTCACGACGAACGGCGTCCTCTCGAGTGCCTTCAGTGCGGCCTGCGGGTTGGGCAGGTCGTCGAGCTCGACTCCGCCGACCAGCAGGGCCGCGAGGGTGCCCGCTGCGGCTGCGTCGAGGATCGCGGCGGTGTCGCGGCCAGGACCGTCGGGCAGATCGGCGGTGTTCCACGCCTGCGCGGTCTGCGCACGGGCGGACGAATCGGTGATGGGGCGACCGCCCGGCAGCAGCCCGGGCAGCGCGCCTGCCTCGATTGCGCCACGTTCCCCGGCGCGGCGGGGAATCCACGCGAGCCGGGCTCCGGTCGCGTGGGCCAACCGGGCCGCGGCTGACAAGGCACCGGGCGAGGTGGCCAGCCGT
Proteins encoded:
- the nuoH gene encoding NADH-quinone oxidoreductase subunit NuoH translates to MTYPDPTLFGHDPWWLILAKALGIFVFLLLTVLSAILIERKVLGRMQMRPGPNRVGPWGLLQSLADGVKLALKEGLTPASVDKPIYLLAPIISVIPAFMAFAVIPMGGAVSVFGHRTALQLTDLPVAVLYILAVTSIGVYGIVLAGWASGSTYPLLGGLRSSAQVISYEVAMALSFAAVFLYAGTMSTSGIVAAQDRVWFVFLLLPSFLVYLTSMVGETNRAPFDLPEAEGELVGGFHTEYSSLKFAMFMLAEYVNMTTVSALATTMFLGGWHAPFPFNMIDGANSGWWPLLWFTAKVWGFMFFYIWLRATLPRLRYDQFMALGWKILIPVSLGWIMIVAITHSLRGHGYQNWATGLIGAAVVLAGILVAALWKPLRGNTVQPTPEQSTGAYPVPPLPAVSKETADA